GAACTGCACGTCTTTCAGCACGTGCACGCCGCTGAAGGATTTGTTGATGTGTTGCGCGCTGAGCAGGTCAGTCACGAGAAAACCTCCGGGAGATGAAGTGAGCACACGGCCCTGACCGTGGGATCAGCAGGGCCGTGCCGTCACCTGGTCTCTGGCTTACTTCTTAAACTGCTCGTACTGGGCCATGTTGCCCTTCATCACCAGGGCCTGCGGCGTGGCGATCACCTTGGGCAGCTTCTGACCACCCATCAGCCGCACAGCGACCTCGACCGCCACTTCGCCGGTGAGGATCGGAAACGAATCGACCGTGCCGGTGAGCTCACCCTTCTTGATGCTGTCGTAGGCGGCGTTGATGCCGTCTGTCCCGAACACCAGCGTCTTGCCCAGGCGACCCGCTGACTTGACGGCCTCCACCACACCGAGCGCCATCGTGTCGTTATTACAGTAGAACGCCGTCAGGTCGGGGTAGCGGCGCAGCAGGTCGCGGGCGGTCGAGAAGGCTTTCTGCCTGTCCCAGTCGGCAGGGACGCTCGCCACGATCTTCAGGGCTGGATTCTTGGCGAGGGTGGTTTTGAAGCCCAAGGTGCGTTGTTTGGCCGCGTAGACGCCCGCTTGTCCTTCGATCACGGCGACCTGCCCGCCCTTGGGAAAGGTCTTGAGCATGTAGTTGCCGACACTCACACCGTTGTCGTACTGGATGTTGCCCACGAAGTGCTGGGCGGTTGGAGCCACTGCGTCGTTGACATTGATCACAAGGCTGGTCTTGCCCGCCCGCTCAATGCCCGGCAGCAGGTTCACATCGCTCTGTGGCGAGACCAACAACGCCTTGTAGCCTTTGCCGATCATGGTATTCATCATGCTCAGCTGCCCGATCTGGTCGCTTTCATTACTGGGAGCCTGAGCGTCCACCTTCACGCCGTACTTGTCGGCACCTTTCAGATACCCGCTCCGCAGCAGCTGCCAGTACTCGTTCGACAGTGCCTTCATGACGCCGCCGATCTGCACGCCAGCGGCTGCCTTGGGAATTGGCCCGAACTTGGCCGCCAATTGTGACGACTCAATGCGGCTCTTTTCGGTGTCAGGCGAGAACGTCTGGGCTACGGCGGCGCCGGTCAGCAAGACAGTCAGGGTGAGGGCGGCGGTCTTGAGCTGGGTGGTGCGGGGTCTGCTGTTCATAGGGTGCCTCCTGAGGCTGAAGTTGATGCTCGGTCAATGGGGAACTGCATCTGAACGGTCGGCACTGGAAGCTGAACGCTCAGCTGACTGGTTCGGACGATGTGGAAGAGAGGAGTGGGGACTTGTGAATCACTTGAACGAACTCCGCGGCCGACGCTCCCGCCTGAACCAGCGCGTGTTCCAGCGGCTGACCGAGCGCCAGTTGCGCGGCCAGCACGCCCACGAAGTGATCACCGGCGCCGTGGGTGGAACGGGCCTGAACGACCGGAGCTGGCAGGTCTGCGGTCAATTCCCCGTGCTGGTAGTGCAGGACGCCACCCGCCCCGAGCGTGACCACCACACTCGGATGGTCGAGGGGCAGGAGGGGCAATCTGGCCTGTGGATCGGTACCAGTCCAGCCTGCTGCTTCGACGGCGTTGACCACCACATGGTCTGCCAACGGCAGCAGGAAGCGGTAGGCGTCGTGCCAGGGCGCGGCATTCATCAGCGTCACAACACCCCGGGCCCTGGCCTGTGTCAGCAGGGTCTCGAGAGTCTCGGCGGCCGTTTCCCACTGGCAGACCAGCAGCGTCGGCAGTTCCGTTCCGAATAACTCGGTGATCGGTCCAGCTGCCAGATCCGCGTTTGAGCCCGGTAGGATCACGCCGACGTTTTCTCCGGACGCTTCGATCAGGGCCACGCTGCTGCCGGTCGGAAACCGGGCCGATCGTTGAAGCCAGGATTCGACGCCGCGGTGGGCGAGCGTCTGTTCGGCCTGTCGCCCTTCCAGGTCGGTGCCGACGCAGGCGGC
The Deinococcus sp. KNUC1210 genome window above contains:
- a CDS encoding substrate-binding domain-containing protein; protein product: MNSRPRTTQLKTAALTLTVLLTGAAVAQTFSPDTEKSRIESSQLAAKFGPIPKAAAGVQIGGVMKALSNEYWQLLRSGYLKGADKYGVKVDAQAPSNESDQIGQLSMMNTMIGKGYKALLVSPQSDVNLLPGIERAGKTSLVINVNDAVAPTAQHFVGNIQYDNGVSVGNYMLKTFPKGGQVAVIEGQAGVYAAKQRTLGFKTTLAKNPALKIVASVPADWDRQKAFSTARDLLRRYPDLTAFYCNNDTMALGVVEAVKSAGRLGKTLVFGTDGINAAYDSIKKGELTGTVDSFPILTGEVAVEVAVRLMGGQKLPKVIATPQALVMKGNMAQYEQFKK
- a CDS encoding PfkB family carbohydrate kinase, with protein sequence MSPGTESWTQLGGKAANQALAAAPSVRSVLAACVGTDLEGRQAEQTLAHRGVESWLQRSARFPTGSSVALIEASGENVGVILPGSNADLAAGPITELFGTELPTLLVCQWETAAETLETLLTQARARGVVTLMNAAPWHDAYRFLLPLADHVVVNAVEAAGWTGTDPQARLPLLPLDHPSVVVTLGAGGVLHYQHGELTADLPAPVVQARSTHGAGDHFVGVLAAQLALGQPLEHALVQAGASAAEFVQVIHKSPLLSSTSSEPVS